DNA sequence from the Caretta caretta isolate rCarCar2 chromosome 23, rCarCar1.hap1, whole genome shotgun sequence genome:
agcagagggcaacaaaaatgattaggggactggaacacatgacttatgaggagaggctgagggaactgggattgtttagtctatggaagagaagaatcaggggggatttgatagctgcttttaactacctgaaaggtttcagagtaacagccgtgttagtctgtattcgcaaaaagaaaaggagtacttgtggcaccttagagactaaccaatttatttgagcataagctttcgtgagctacagctcacttcattggatgcatactgtggaaactgcagaagacattatatacacagagactatgaaacaatacctcctcccaccccactctcctgctggtaatagcttatctaaagtgatcactctccttacaatgagtatgataatcaagttgggccatttccagcacaaatccaggttctcaccctccgcccgcccccccccccccccccaaagaggatggatctagactattctcagtgatagcagatgacaggacaaggagtaatggtctcaagctgcagtgggggaggtttaggttgggtattaggaaaaactttttcactaggagggtggtgaaacactggaatgcgttacctagggaggtggtggaatccccttccttagaagtttttaaggtcaggcttgacaaagccctggctgggatgatttagttgggattggtcctgctctgggcagggggttggactagatggcctccagaggtcccttccaactttgttattctatgattctatgattctgtgaactcACAAGGCCCCTTCCTGCCCAACATCTCAAAGACTCCCAcaaaataacatgactccaggaggtggggatTTTAGTAAAGCACCAAACAGCAAGAGACTTGTGATAAAGTCACAAGAGTTCCAAATCCTGTAACACTGAAAAGCTGTAACAAGCCACATTTATATCCAGAAGCGCCAGGCATTTTGCCTTCTCCTAATTCCTGTTCATAATGTTTGCCTTTCAGCATCGAAAGGCCGGTCTGTTACAATAGTCTCGGTGTCTATTTCAGATTGCAAGTGCTTCAGGGCATGGACTGCTGCCTTGCTGGTTTTTACAGCGCTCACCCTATGGAAACGGGCATTATTATCCACAGCGGTGCATCAACTCATGGCTACCATTCAGCAGCGCCTGGCCTTATTTTCCAGCTCTGGATTCACTCTGAGTGAGTTGCACTGGCTGGGATATTGCAGCGTCCCccaaaaacaaatcaaatcacCTTCGCCTCACTCTCAGCCACCCCCCACTTTTTTCCAATTAATTTTGTTGTCTATTTGCTGCCTGCGTCTCCTCGCAATCCCCTGGGCACGACCATTATCGATGCCCAGCGGAGCCACTTTGCGCTTCCTTTTCAACAAGCCCCGGTGGAATTTGCTTTGGTTACCTGGCTTTAATGAGGCAGCCGAGGCTCACGTCTTCCTCCATGGGGAGGGAGTTGTGGGTCTGCTTCTAAACTCTACATTGGGCCAGGCATCAGTGTGGCCAGATGTGGCCTCTGGGTTTGGCTGGTTTTTTGGTGCCCACCTCCAGACATCTCAGTCCTGGTTTTCAGCACCCAGGATGCAAATTCAAGCAAAGAGATCACCCCTCTCCCTCAATTTTGAATCCCTCCCCTGGCTACCCCTTCTCTAGCACATCAGACTTCCAtggtcttcactttcaaggctcttCCTGGCACATTCCGCTCCCCGCCAAGACCACCACGCTGACCACTGAGAATAACTAACAGGCAAATGTGATGCTGGAAGATGTAAACATGGGAATCTCGAGGAGTAGCAGAGCGGTTACGTGCCCTCTGCATTTGGCCCTGGGGTGAccgctgctgggatcctgtgGCCAGTCCTGGGGGCCACTGTTCAAAGAAGGATGCTGAGAcgttggaaagggttcagagaaaagctgcAAGCATGATGAAAGGATGGGAAAActtggactccaggagctgagttGGTTTATTTTAACAcagaggaggtggaggggggaggatCAGGACCTACACGaggaacaaatattaaataatggacTTGCCAGTCTAGCCAACAAAGctctaacaagatccaatggcaggaagttgaattaaatgaattcagactggaaataagacgtaCGTTTTtcacagggagggtaattaacccttggaatGATTTACCAGGGGTCACGGTGGGTtccccatcattggggatttttataTCAAacctgaatgtttttctaaaagatctgtggTAGCTCAGACAGGAATTGTTtcggggaagttctctggcctgtgttatacaggaggtcagactagatgatcacaatggccccttctggccttccaATCTATGGGATCTATGAACATTTGGACTTAAACCAGCTGCAGCTGCATTGGAGTCAATAGGGCCAGATCCCTGGCTGGTGGCAATCGGCCACAGCTCCATCAGAGTCAATGGGGAGagcccccagctggtgtgaatcagccatcgctccattggagtcaatggggcaggCCCCCAGCTGGTGTCAGTGGGTGCTGTTCCATTACTGCCATCAAGTCGGCATCACTCCATCATTTAAATACTGACCCACACCCACTGaggccagctggggatctggccccctTGCCATTTGCAAACACGGAAATGATCGGTTAAGGCACCTAAAGGTTCATGACAGGACCTGAGCGCTGCTGAAAACTCAGATTGTGTGTTATTGTCACCTTCGAAATAAGAGGTGAAAACTTGAccagagctttgccattgatgtcaCTGGAGCCAGGACTTCACCCAACCTCAGGAAGAACACGGAGCCATTTCCATTGGGCATTTTGGGTCATTTCCCTCCAACGCATCAACCATGGACATAAAATTGGCCAGCCCAGGCCAGACCCAAGATCTGTCTAGTTCAGTATCTCCGGCAACAGAAACATAACAAGCTTCAGAGAAAGcactggagaaatgtggggtAATCTGTCTCCCTTCCTGATCACTAAGAGTGATAATCTTCAACCCCGAAGCATGAGGATATATAACCCTTCCAATAAGCCACATTCATTGGGAAGTGCCCAATATGCATCAGAGCCTCAGGGAAATGAGTCGTTTTCTGCCCTCTGCCCAGACACAGAACTTGCAGATGCCATATTTCAAAAGATGCTTTATATGAATATACTAAAATCAACTAGAGAAATTAGCACATTTGGGTTTAGATTCAAGACTGATTATGCCACCGGCATCTGTTGATCAGAAGCGATCTTTGTTGGGAGAGCAGAGGTGTGCAGACTGGGGTTCAGTCCTTTCATTTAATTTCGAATGTCATCATTTTGTCTcctcccagctctggggctgtcaTCTGAAAAGGACagagtgtgggtgtgggtggatgagatgacctcttgaggtcccttccagccttatatCACTATGATTCCATACTTGGGTGGCTGGTTGCATGTGTATGGGGATGGTTGGCTGGATGGCTGTGGATAGGGACGTATGAGTGGCTGGATGGAGGTGTATGGGAATGGATAGATATGTGTGGTGACAGATGCATGGACACAGAgtcaccgagatcggggccccatcacATCAGGCGCCACCCAGACACAGAGTCACAGAGATCAGGGCTCCCTTGCACTGCGTGCTGCAGAGGATCCCTGCTCAGAAGAGTTCCCCGtgtaaagagagaaaagaaggagGATCTCCCCCCTGGTCCAGATGGAGATGTTATAAACAGAGGCCATCCCATCGCTCTGTCCTACCTGTCTCAGGCAGGGCAGTGGCTCCACCGATGGTCTCGGTCATAGTTGTCTGTGCTGGAACACCAGAACTTCCCGCTGGCCTCCGCCAAGTTGGTGCAGGTGTGGAATTTAAACTTCTTGTAGATGAAGGGGAAGACACAGGGCTTGCCGTGGGAGGGGCGGTCGTAGTCTGCAGACCAAACACACCGGACTGTGGTTGAACACTGTAGCCAGGATCACAGGCAGTGCAAAGCAAATGTAGGTGGCATCAGACCACGAGCAAACACTTTGTTAGATagttctctccccagcttaggGCTAGAGGGGAGAACGCTGCCCTGTGACAGGGGCAGAGCAATGGGAGACTTGGGTGCTATGCCtggctctgctgtgtgacctttagCAAGGCACAGCCCAACTCCATGCGTCAGTTTCCCCACTTCTGCAACATGGAGCAAAGGAGCCAAAGATGCCAAAGGGATAGGCAAAAAATGTCTGTGCTGTCAGGGGTTGCGTATGTGAAATGTGTTCATCATCTGTGGGTCCGTGGGGAAGTGCATTTAGCCAGTTTATACACACACTGGTGGTTAGATTCAGCCACACCCCAGATGTGTTTTGGGGGTACATCCTCTGTGGTTATTATGTGCATTAGTCAAGGCCTCTAGATACTCATGTgagatactcaccagcaaccacataccacacaacagaaccactaacccagaaacctatccttgcaacaaaacccgttgctaactgtgcccacatatctattcaggggacaccatcacagggcctaataacatcagccacactatcagtggctcgttcacctgcacatccaccaatgtgatatatgccatcatgtgccagcaatgcccctctgccatgtacattggtcaaactggacagtctctacgtaaaagaataaatggacacaaatcagatgtcaagaattataacattcataaaccagtcggagaacacttcaatctctctggtcacgcgattacagacatgaaagttgcgatattacaacaaaaaaacttcaaatccagactccagagagaaacttttgaattggaatcaatttgcaaattggattcaattaacttaggcttgaatagagactgggagtggctaagtcactcAAAGATTcactcaaagaatcaatcctgaagcacttacatgagaggaaagtgatcaggaacagtcagcatggattcaccaagggaaggtcatgcctgactaatctaatcgccttctatgatgagattactggttctgtggatgaagggaaagcagtggatgtattgtttcttgactttagcaaagcttttgacatggtctcccacagtattcttgtcagcaagttaaagaagtatgggctggatgaatgcactataaggtgggtagaaagttggctagattgttgggctcaaaaggtagtgatcaatggctccatgtctagttggcagccggtgtcaagtggagtgccccaggggtcggtcctggggccggttttgttcaatatcttcataaatgatctggaggatggtgtggattgcactctcagcaaatttgcggatgatactaaactgggaggagtggtagatacgctggaggggagggataggatacagagggacctagacaaattggaggattgtgccaaaagaaatctgatgaggttcaataaggataagtgcagggtcctgcactaaggatggaagaacccaatgcaccgctacagactagggaccgaatggctcggcagcagttctgcggaaaaggacctaggggtgacagtggacaagaagctggatatgagtgagcagtgtgcccttgttgccaagaaggccaatggcattttgggatgtataagtaggggcatagcgagcagatcgagggacgtgatcgtccccctctattcgacattggtgaggcctcatctggagtactgtgtccagttttgggccccacactacaagaaggatgtggagaaattggagagagtccagcgaagggcaacaaaaatgattaggggtctagaacacatgacttatgaggagaggctgagggagctgggattgtttagcctgcagaagagaagaatgaggggggatttgatagctgctttcaactacctgagaggtggttccagagaggatggttctagactattctcagtggtagaagaggacaggacaaggagtaatggtctcaagttgcagtgggggaggtttaggttggatattaggaaaaactttttcactacgagggtggtgaaacactggaatgtgttacctagggaggtggtagaatctccttccttagaagtttttaaggtcaggcttgacaaagccctggctgggatgatttaatgggggattggtcctgctttgagcagggggttggactagatgacctcctgaggtcccttccaaccctgatattctatgattctatgaagtcattattgaaggtaacctatttccccttgttttttcctacccccccccccccagacattcttgttaaaccctggatttgtgctggaaatggcccaacttgattatcatacacattgtaaggagagtgatcactttagataagctattaccagcaggagagtggggtggggggaggtattttttcatgctttgtgtgtataaaaagatcttctacactttccacagtatgcatccgatgaagtgagctgtagctcacgaaagcttatgctcaaataaatttgttagtctctaaggttccagaagtactccttttctttttgcgaatacagactaacacggctgttactctgaaacctgtcatgtgaGATCTGGGGCTCCTTTTGCTGAGTGCTGCCCAGGTAAAGAGTTTGCTGAGATTGTACCACTGAGTGCCACTCAGACAAAGAGtcactgagatcggggccccatcgCGCTGGACACTGCCTGGATACAGAGTCACTGAGATCAgggttgtgccaggcgctgcccagacagacagagatggCAAATCCCTGTCTCAAAGTGCTGCCAATCTGAACAGCCAATAGAAGGAGCCCCACCACTCTAGGGTGATTTGGGGGATGGTTTTAAGAACTGTTGAACAGTTGCTACCCATGAACTTCAGCTTGCTCAGCTTTTCCTAAGGGACGGGGGATGGGGACCAAAAAGCCAACCAACCAGTTCCTAACTGACTCACCAAAGGAGTCTATGGCAAAGTCAGGAATTGAACCAGGCCTCAGTGAGCCGAACACCTTAACTGCAAGGCTCAGCTTCCTCCGCCCCCTGCCTTACCTGGTGTGGAGCAGTAAGTCCACTTCTTGTCCACGTCGTAATTCCTGGTGGTGCTGCACCACAGGTGTCCCGAGCTCTCCCCGTCGCTGGTGCAGGTGTAGTGCATTTGTTTGTTGTAGAGGAAGGGGAACGCACAGCTCTTTCCTGCTGCGTTCCCACCCAGGACTAGGGAGGCAAAGGGAGGTGGTTATAAACACTGCCAACATGCCCACCTGCCTACGGACTAACGGATGCTACATCCCAGTATGGCCCGGACACCCATCACGAACAGCCAAGAAATCTCATGTAGGCTTTCATggattcatagatcccaaggccagacaggaccactgggatcatctagtctgaagtcatgtagaacacaggccagcgAGTGTTCCCCGATTCTCTCTGTGTTGAACCCAATGACTTGGGTTTCACTAAAGTATCTTCTAGAATGGCATCCAGTTTGAATTTGAAGACATCATCATGGCTAAAGAATCTTTCAGGAAGGCCAACAGGAACCTGGCTTCCCAAAACCCACTGACCCTATCGGTTCTAGATCTAATTTTCTGGCTTCTCCTAGACCCTGGCCTTGAACTTTCCCTGAAGGAATCCTTAGAGGCTCATTCAGGTGCTGGAAAGGGCGTGTTGCAAGCCACAATCCCACCCATCAATCACGTAGACTCCAATTGCCCAATTCCCATTGGCATCAAAGTGTCACAACTCCTCACTGGCTCAGGAGCACAGCAGAGATTCAGTGAAACCAAAATGTGTTGTGAATTTCTGTCAGTTTTGTCAGATTGTTCGTGTCGGAAAAATGATGAGAAACATTCAGAAAAAATCTATACTCCAATTCGAAATGACTTTTGCTTTCAAAATGTCTTCTTTTCTCTTAAACCCCAAATgtagaaagtttaaaaaatgctcaaacttgaaatgaaatgttctgcTCAACCCAAAGGGATTTTTTCCCTTAAATTTTCAGTtcaatgaaaatttttaaaaaatcatttttctggataacccaaaacaaacatttttgtaatttttggATTCGCTGAAAATTTCAGACATTTCGTCTTAGGCATCCGCTCGAAACCATTTCCCTGACTTTGCAATGGaatgacaattaaaaaaatttaaaaaaagaactttcATGATccacctgaaatgattttttccctCTGGTTTTTGGGTTCACTGATAATTTCGAAAACATTCATTTTCATGGCAACCCACAAGTTTCccccctgatttttcagaatcatCACCAAGCCACAAATTAGTTATTTTCCCAACTGAGAGAACATAGGAAGCGGACTGGACACATTACTGGTATCGGGGCAGTCGCTCCACAGCTTATTCCGGTCGTAATTGTGGGTTGTGGCGCACCAGAAATGTCCCATCTTGTCTCCAGCGTTGGTGCAGGTGTAAAATAGCTGTTTTTTGTAGACAAAAGGAAACGTGCAGCGCTGGCCATTGGAGTTCCCCCCGTAGGCTGCAAAGGCAATGAGCAAAGCAGAGTGAATGCGAAAAAGTTTTCTtagcaaaaaagaaaagctggtgtgtgggtgtgtgtgtatgtgtgtctcatCTCACTGCTGCAGTGAAAGCCAAAGATAATTTTTTACAATGGATGAATGGCATTGTGGTCAGCCCAGGGTTCCATCTAGCCTGCTCTCCCATCTCTGGTGGCCACATTACAAGGAGGTGCTAGGCAATTTGGCTGCACGGGGGAAGCCATTTGTAGCACACAACCCCTCCAGCGAGCTCCATTTGGCCTGCAAGACCGGGTGACAGCACTCCCTGTgctaggggagggagatgggacaTACCAGCACGTCCTCCACAAACTCTTACCTCTGTGCCAACACAGAGTGCTCTGATTGCAGCTGGGACTCACCCTCGCTAAAGCAGAAGCACCGGAGATGGTCTTTGTCATAGTTGGGAGTGGTAGCACACCAGGGCCTTCCCATCTGGTCATCGACAGCCGTACAGCTGTGGTGGGTCTTACCCTTATAGATGAAAGGGAAGACACAAGGGGAGCTCTCCgaactccccccccaccactggtGGAGAAAGAGGCAAGGAAGGAAAGGGTTAAAACAGGGCAGAAGGCAGGATGCAGGGTGGGCAATTTGCTGGGAGAACTGAGTGCGAATTTTcccaacaaaacaattttttaatgtGGAAAAATGCCAGTTGCTGGGGTGGGTTCCAGGAAGACTGTGGCCAAACGCCTGGACATGGGCCAGACCCAGGGCTGGTCGCTGTCCTCGGTTGTGCAGGCCGTGTAGACCTTGCCATTGTAGGTGAAGGGGAAGACGCAGGGGGCAGAGTCGGAGCCTGGCCATGAACAAGGGGCAGAGATCAGAAAAGGGGGAGATGGCCACCAGGAGGCCCCTCAAAGACTAGCAGGGAGAGCCCTGGGCCGGGGGTCAGGAtgcctgggaggagaggggaggggagtgtagtggttagagcaggggggatggaatccaggactcctgggttctctccctggctctgggaagggagcagagtgtagtggtcagagcagggtggGCCGAGAAACTCCTGCTGTCCTTCTCTGACCCCCTGGTATGTCACGCACTACTTCACAAAAcacactgtttcagagtagcagccgtgttagtctgtatttgcaaaaagaaaaggaggacttgcggcacagCTCACTTAGAATCGTAGAAtctcagggtcggaagggacctcaggaggtgtctagtccaaccccctgctcgaagcaggaccaaccacaatttttgccccaaatggccccctcaaggattgaactcacaaccctgggtttaacaggccaatgctcaaaccactgagctatccctcccccaaaacatCACATCCCTGCATTGGCCGGGAATTGAACGCGGGTCAACTGCTTGGAAGGCAGCTATGCTCACCACTATCCCACCAATGCATCTAACTTcattgaaagctcatgctcaaataaattggatagtctctaaggtgccacaggtcctccttttctttttgcgaaaacacaCTGTGCTACTCTACACAACGACAACATGACCCACTGCACTACACAAGCACACTGCCACACGGCATCCACTACACCACAGCCCCCACGCCATGCCACGAATCAGCAACACACTGCTCCACTACCCACAGTGTATTACACTCTGCAACTCAACAGTACCCTGAAGAACACCACACTGCACAATGTGCTGCTCCACAACACAGTTTGTTACACTTCACACCACACAGCTACAGACTGCTCCTCAGTTCACACTCTCCTACACTGCTCCACATCACAGAATCTACTACACAACACAACAGTCAGCTCCACAACACAACAGCACACTGCTCCACAACATGCATTCTATTACACAACAAAACACACTGCTCCACATCACAACACACTGCTCCACAACATGCACTCCACTCCACTATACAACACACCACTCCCCAACTGCACTGCAACACACTGTTCCACAACTCATACTTTAGAACACAACATAGCAGCACACTGCTCCACAACACAACAGCACACTGCTCCAGAACATGCACTCCGCTGCACACCAACACCCTGCTGCACAGCCACACACTCTACCACACTACACACCAACACACACTGACctgagacagcccctgcctctcTTACCCTGGGTCCCTTTGCGAGCAGTGCCAGGGCCCAGGCCAGGATGCATGTGGCTGGGAGCGAAGCCATTGTCCTGTCCTCACTGTCCCGGTCCTGGAGCCCCAGCCCCATATATACGGCCTCCCTTGGGGGCTCTTCCCCTTGGCTGCTCCCCAGGGGATTCCCTGTTCACCAGATGGTTTGCCACCTCACTACCCTACCATGCCCATGGCATATCATGAACCCTCTATTTCCTGAAACCTGAGCCCCCCTTGCCCACTTGCCTTGGCCAGGCTGTCTCATTGTCCTCCCCAAAGCCACCCCCAAAGCCCAGGggaccagatccacaaagggattcaAAATCAGTGGAAATTAGTTGCTTAAATACCCACATGGATCCACAGAAGGGAGAGATTCAATCCCTCCAGGATACGGCAGCCGGGAATTTTTGCCACAAATATCCAGCTGGAAAGACAGCTCCTGTGCAAGAGAAACAGCACAGAAGAAATTGTCAAGATTTCAATTTTTTAGGATGGAAATTGTTCTGTGATGGCGACTTTGCAGAATGGGGTATTTgggagattttgacttttcaggatgggaaattttgtcaaaatattgACGATTTTCACAGCAGGGGAAATCCATTGCCTTCCCACCTCTACTCCTGCACCACATCTATATAGCAACCATGgctccccggcccctccctgctcctcagcAGTTTTACACTGAGCCATGTTCCCCTCCCCAGCAAACTACAGGAGCAAGCATGGTTAGCTTTCTGctgtagtaggctgttatcctctctCCAGCCCTAAAGAAGGAATGCCAGCCGCTGTCCATACCCCTGCATGAAAGCAGCAGCTTGTCAAAGTCAACTGACGCTGTTCTCAGCATCTCTGACAATCAGTTTATCACCAGGAGCCACTCCTTCTTGGATCACACCCATTTCACAGGTTCCTTGCCAGAATTTGGGGCCTTGGTGCAGTTGGCACCATTCCATGGCAAACAGGCAATTCTGAGGAACATGAGCATTACCTAGGTCTGTTTACATGCCCACCCACTAATTCCTGAGTATATTTCCTTTCCACCAAGCAAACCTGGCAGCTGGTGTCTGGCAGCTGGTCCTTAGGAGGAAAGCATCCGTCACAATGAATTCATCACAATGTATGGTTCCTGCCACCAAGGGCTGGGAAAAACAGtgtgagggggctgtgggtcgggattgaggaGCACCGATGGAGtcgggggagaggaaggagaccaGGACCAGGTTACCAGGGGGGTTACAAGATATAAGGAGAGACATTGCaacagctgggggtgtggggagcaAGGCTAGGATAGCAGAGGCTGTAGGTTGGGATTGAAGGGCACTGGTTGTAGAGATGGCAGGGAGGAAGCAGCCCAGACACAGAgtcaccgagatcggggccccctcacactgggtgctgcccagacacagagtcacTGAGATTAGGGCCCCCTTGCACTGGGTGTTGCCCAGACAAAG
Encoded proteins:
- the LOC125628462 gene encoding 72 kDa type IV collagenase-like encodes the protein MGRPWCATTPNYDKDHLRCFCFSEAYGGNSNGQRCTFPFVYKKQLFYTCTNAGDKMGHFWCATTHNYDRNKLWSDCPDTILGGNAAGKSCAFPFLYNKQMHYTCTSDGESSGHLWCSTTRNYDVDKKWTYCSTPDYDRPSHGKPCVFPFIYKKFKFHTCTNLAEASGKFWCSSTDNYDRDHRWSHCPA